Proteins co-encoded in one Malus sylvestris chromosome 9, drMalSylv7.2, whole genome shotgun sequence genomic window:
- the LOC126582058 gene encoding putative ubiquitin-conjugating enzyme E2 38 produces the protein MASSASGQALNPTVSLKLKQKEGALDSDAEYSASVVRSEDDVDILKSSTSGSTNSNVVKTSNCFSSNDDDMSMDDEDNDDDDDDNDFDCDDNDGFLYDDGDDCMTLQSQFDNVDLPPGVEATLPWLNDPSPSEKPSTKTLAISDLPPCSSTVPSEASSSKEPADSNDDSIMQKSQQFKKFDMVEDFSDHHFSRMGFSDEQPPRYWAKRIQDEWKILEKDLPDTIFVRVYEARMELLRGVIIGPPGTPYHDGLFVFDCLFPTNYPKSPPMVYYYSGGLRLNPNLYECGKVCLSLLGTWSGKQNENWVPGQSTMLQVLVSIQALILNAEPFFNEPGHESSYVGAEGQRQSRKYNEDTFILSLKTMIYTLRRPPKYFEDFVLGHFREHAHNILAACKAYSEGTLVGSDITSQNAEKGGSAQFKASVVKMMNTLITHFTRNGSTDCEKFRVEACITLD, from the exons ATGGCCTCTTCCGCTTCCGGACAAGCCCTCAATCCCACCGTCTCCCTGAAACTCAAGCAGAAAGag GGTGCTTTGGACAGTGATGCTGAGTACTCAGCTAGTGTAGTCAGATCAGAAGATGACGTTGATATCTTAAAGAGTTCAACATCAGGATCAACCAATTCAAATGTTGTCAAAACTTCCAATTGTTTTTCATCTAATGATGATGATATGAGCATGGACGATGAAGACAACGACGACGACGATGATGATAATGACTTTGATTGTGATGACAACGATGGTTTTCTGTATGATGACGGTGATGATTGCATGACTCTGCAATCTCAGTTTGATAATGTGGACTTGCCTCCTGGTGTCGAAGCAACTCTTCCCTGGTTGAATGATCCTTCACCGAGTGAGAAGCCATCCACTAAGACGCTAGCTATTTCAGATCTACCACCATGTAGTTCAACTGTTCCTTCTGAGGCAAGTTCTAGTAAGGAACCGGCAGACAGCAATGATGACAGTATCATGCAAAAGTCTCAACAGTTTAAGAAATTTGATATGGTGGAAGATTTCTCGGATCACCACTTTAGCCGCATGGGATTTTCAGATGAGCAG CCACCCAGATATTGGGCAAAGCGAATTCAGGATGAAtggaagattttggagaagGACTTACCAG ACACTATATTTGTCAGGGTTTATGAAGCAAGAATGGAACTTCTGAGGGGTGTCATTATAGGACCTCCGGGCACTCCTTACCATGACGGTCTTTTTGTCTTTGATTGTCTCTTCCCAACTAACTATCCTAAATCACCACCG ATGGTGTACTACTATTCAGGTGGTCTTCGATTGAATCCAAATTTGTACGAGTGTGGGAAAGTTTGTCTGAGTCTCCTAGGCACTTGGAGTggcaaacaaaatgaaaattggGTCCCAGGGCAATCAACAATGCTACAAGTTTTAGTCTCTATACAAGCTCTTATTTTGAATGCAGAGCCCTTCTTCAATGAACCTGGGCATGAGTCATCGTATGTTGGAGCAGAAGGGCAAAGGCAATCCAGAAAGTACAATGAGGATACCTTTATTCTATCTCTAAAGACGATGATTTATACACTAAGGAGGCCGCCGAAG TATTTTGAGGACTTTGTCTTGGGTCATTTTCGCGAACATGCACACAATATTCTGGCAGCATGTAAAGCATATAGTGAGGGCACTCTGGTGGGGTCTGATATCACATCCCAGAATGCAGAAAAAGGTGGCTCTGCACAATTCAAGGCAAGTGTAGTTAAGATGATGAATACACTTATTACACATTTCACCAGAAATGGATCAACCGACTGTGAGAAGTTTAGAGTTGAAGCCTGTATCACATTGGACTAG
- the LOC126582066 gene encoding uncharacterized protein LOC126582066 — protein MFYTSEREREREREREEMRSMEGEVKLNIPAEKAWEMYRDNEIISKINPEMLTSAEFIEGDGHPGSLRLFKLGPAVRNYVKESVEKIEKVENGRSVTYRVIGGELQKMYDPYIVTFSFLPAQEKGKDEEMCTAKWQVEYETLIPTTPPPEKARDAALAFLMWFDRFASA, from the exons ATGTTTTACacttcagagagagagagagagagagagagagagagagaggagatgaGAAGCATGGAAGGAGAGGTAAAACTCAATATCCCTGCCGAGAAAGCATGGGAAATGTACAGAGACAATGAGATCATTAGCAAAATAAACCCTGAAATGCTTACAAGTGCTGAATTCATTGAAGGCGACGGTCACCCGGGAAGTCTCAGACTCTTCAAACTCGGTCCTG CTGTGCGCAACTATGTAAAAGAATCAGTGGAGAAGATAGAGAAGGTAGAGAACGGTCGGTCTGTGACCTATCGCGTCATTGGAGGTGAACTGCAGAAAATGTACGATCCATACATTGTCACCTTCTCATTCCTTCCTGcccaagaaaaaggaaaagacgaAGAGATGTGCACTGCAAAATGGCAAGTTGAGTACGAGACACTGATCCCAACAACTCCCCCACCAGAGAAAGCAAGAGATGCTGCTCTAGCATTTCTCATGTGGTTTGATAGGTTTGCTTCAGCCTAA